GCTTTACTTCACAAAAGAGAGCTTCGGCATGCGCATTTCAGAGCACCCAGAAGCATCCAAGCTGCCAAGTGCAACAGACAAATTGACAACGTTCCCAAGCGCTCGAAACTACCAATCACTAGCCCTTGGTCCCGGAGCACCCAAATGCATCGATGACTACTTTTATTCCGACCATCCGATATACGGCCTCCACGTTGTGAACTTCACAGACGCAACATTGGTCTCCATCAATTTCAACCACTGCGTCAGTGATCTCGCCGGTCTCATGGCCGTCCTGAACGCATGGCAGCTCGTCTTGGCAGGCAAACCCGAGGCCGTACCTCCATTCAAGGGCTTTTTCGAGGACACCATGGCTGGCCTTTACAAATCAGAGCCAACAGAAAAGTTTGTGCTGGCCGACAAACAGCTCTCGGGCTTTGGACTTGCTTCGTTTGGACTTCGACTTATTTTTGACTCGTGGTGGAATTCCCCTATTGAATCGAAGCTTGTTTGCATTCCGAAAAAGGTGATGGATGCTTTTGTACAAGACGCCAGGGACCAGATTTCGAAATCAGAAGAGGCCGCTGCAGACTCGCCTACATTCATCAGTGAAAACGATATCATCGTAGCACTGGCAACAAagacgatggcgaagaaTATATCTCCTAGCCGCCCTCTTACAGCCCTGCAGGCCGTTGACCCTCGCAGCCGTGTCAAGTCAGTCTTTCAGCAAGACGCCGCATATGTCTGCAacgcaccagcagcagcatttgTCCAGTATACCAACCAAGAAGCTGTCGACAAGACCATCGGCGAACTAGCACTCGAGAGTCGAAAGGCCCTCCTAAAGCAACTCACCGAAGAGCAAATGAAGGCCGTCGCTGCGCTGGCATACAAATCGATGGGGGCCACCGGAAACCCTCCGATGTTTGGAGAGAGCAACATGGCCTTTCTAGTGTTTTCCAACTGGAGCAAAGCCGCGTTTCTAGAAACGGTAGATTTCAGCCCAGCGATTGTCAAGAGTGCTGAGACGGCTCGTCCTGATGGGAAGCAGGGCCGTCCAATTTATTACCATTCACAGAGTATAGAAACGAGTAGATTTTCGACAAACGTCATTGTGATTATGGGGAGAGATTTAGAAGGAAACTTTTGGCTGAATGCTGATTATCCAGCGCACCATTGGCCTGCATTgttggagcagctggagcgATATGCATAGATTCTGTAAAGAGCACAAAAATCCGCATTGATAGATTTTGGCCTGCATAGACATTAATCATGACTGATTTATAATCAAGTTAATGAAAGAATTGTCAGTTTGTTCACGATGATTACCTATGTCTGGTCATAATTCTTGGTCGAGTtagtgaaaaaaaagaccccCCGTCGGTTTGTTCACGATGATCACTCTTGTTGGTTTATTTCTTGGTCGAGATAATGAATTGTTTGTTCACGATGATCACTTTTGTTGGGCCATGACTCTTGATCGAGTCAATGACTTGTTGATTAATGATGATCACTTTTACCTAGCCCTGATTCTTGATCGAGCTGATGAAAGAAGTATTAGTTGTCCAAAAACTGGCTTGTCTGCCTGCACTCAAGTCTCATACGTAAGCTCTTGTTGTGAATCAAAGTGTATTGTAAATATTAAATTGTCAGATCTATCGTATATCTATTAATCGTCTAAAAGCAGGCAAGGAGAGGCATGGCcatcgctgctgctaccaaATAGAGGCTTGCAGTGACCACTCCAGCAGCATTCTTGCCCGATCCAGTCTTGGTTGGGctcgccgcagcagcagtgctGTCCTGTGCAGAGCTTCCAGTATTCGCGGCTCCATTGTCAGAAGCGGTAGTCTGGGGGTCGTTGGAAcctgagcctgagccagAGCCCGATCCTGATCCTGAACCAGATCCTGAACCAGATCCTGAACCAGATCCCGAGCCAGAGCCTGAGCCAGATCCTGAACCGGAGCCAGAGCCGCTGGATCCCTTGACACCGGCAGCAGTAATGGTATAGACGGTtccatcgccgccattggTGTAAGTAAAGACTGATCCACTAGCAGGCGCAGTCACCGTTCCGGCATGGTTGCTAAGCGTTGCCGTTCCAGTGGCGGGAAGATTCGTCGGCTTGTAGAATGTGCTGACTCCATCGAGAGAGTATCCCAAGTCCTTGATGCAGTCGTACTGATCCAGGTATGGGCCACATGAATCAAATGGTGTGTTGAGCTGTGACTCAAGCGAATTCACATTTgagaggccaaggagggtGGGATCGGTTTCAGGGCAGATTTCGAGGAAACTGATGCTTGATTAGCACAAAAGTTTCTCACGAGCAGGTTTCTAGTATAAATGCGTAGCAGAAGAGCAAATACGGATGATGAGACTTGAGACTTACGTTGAGATGGCACCGCTAATCTCGCAGCAGTCGCACCCCTGAATCTGCTGAAGGTTGCTGCTAGCATCACCCGAGTTTGCATTGTTTGAGCACGTTGCCGTCTCCTGGATGGCGTCGTTGTAGGCGAGGAACACTTTACCCAAGTTGCATGAGCATGCATTAGGGGCATCGTTAGGGATCGGGAAATAGGGCACtggcagcttggcaatgGGGCAGTTGAGCATATAGTCGGTGATGTAATTTTGGTACTCGCACTGCCAGACTCGGTTCCAGCAAAAGGCGGAATAGCAATTGTAATTGTCGACATAGTTTTGACATCCACAGGCCAGGATCTCCTGTTGGCTGTTGTCCTTTTTGGCCTGGGCGATACAGGAGCTCAGCTGGTCGTTTGCCTGCTTCTGGCAGCTTTCGAAGCCAGATGAATCGGCACATCCAGTGCTGGTCAGGGTCACGCTGCCAGTGGCAGCAAGAGCCGCTGTAGAGAGCAGAGGAAGCAATAGTAGACGCTGCATTGTGTTGTGAGTGGTGTAGCTTTGGTTTTCTTTGCACGAGCTcaatgagagaagagacaacaaggaagagacaacaaggaagagacaacaaaagaagaaaacaacaaagcaAAGGGGAATAAGGGCACGATGGAAATAAGTGTCCTAGCCAGAGACATCAGAGCGCTATACAGTAGAGCCGCAGCACGAGCACGGGCTCGCCTGCCAGTCGCGCCCTTTGGTCTGCAGCAGTCTGCCTTGGCCCGAAGCCCAAATCGGCGCGGCTGAAAAACGAAGCCCCATCGCCAGTGGATACGCAACATTGACTGATTTCCCAAAGAGCAGCTGCGTGATCCCAAAACGGGTCCAACCGCACGCACGTTGCCTGCCGAGCGATCCGTATTCCGCGCTCTCGAGGCCAGCAAAGACGGTCTGTCGTTCGACTAGCATGCGCAGGCAGGATTCGCCGAGTCAAGACCCCCAGATTAGCGAGCGTCGACGGCCGTGGGATTGGCCAACAGGGCGAGCCTCAATCTTTTTCTCGATCCCGTTTGGCCTATTGCGTCTAGTCCAAAGTCCTTTTGGTCGGCCATCTCGGTTGAGGCGCGGAACCGTCGAATATGTTGCGTTCCGTATGCGCATCCAAGTCTGCCTATAAAGAGCGAGCCGGCGAGAACCAGTTCGCCTTGCTTGGTCAGAATCGAAAGACGAATGATGGAATGGTGGACGACTGGCTTGCGCGTTGCTATATGCCTTGCAACGGAAGTGACGGGAACTAATATGATGTTGGGTCAACCGATAAATTGTCCACAGTGAGGGTGAATTGTGTGAGGAATCAATTGTGTCCAGCGTCGTTTTCCCCCTACCAGTTCTTCGGCTCCTCGCTTATGATACGCTACACCCTGCCCTTGGCTGCGCGATATCGACACGTGCATCCCTTATCAATTCCACACTCGAGATATTTACGAATAATGATAATGATCCGAAGCCTTATACATGAGAAATCAGATGAGAAAAGGATGCACTTCTGCTGCCCATTTCTCTCAGGCTCTGTGTAAGCGCTTGCAACTGAGACCCGGTGGGCTCGTATTTAGGCTCAAGATCTAGATTATGAGTTAGCTTAATCGATATTTTACCTCTTCGGGCATCAAATCCCGGGCAAGGGTGCGATGCGGCAGATTGTCTGCTTACCCTGCAAATGCGAATGTGATATTTGACAGAACACTTAGCAGGTGGTAGCTCGTACGATATATTCAGCAAAATATGGCAGTTTGCATTGTGTATTATTTCCATATTATAAATGTCGATCCGTCAGTGGGCTGGCTGCAATAGAGTTGGAAATAACCATGTGTGGGCAATTTTATGTTTATTGCCGCTGAGATCAGTCAATGTGGGCCTCACTCACAGTTAATCAGTGAACATCTCATATGAAATTCTCACTCACCTAGCAATGACCGAATAACTGCGCTATACGAGGTATTTCAAAAGTTATGACAATCATTTCTCAATGTGCTCTTTTCACGGAATGAGCTTTTAAAACAGAGGCCTATGATAAACTGATGAAATGCATGGTGGCGCATTGAAGAAAATGTAGCCGATGGATACTTATCGATAAGAGGCCTGTTGAGATGGCGTATGTTAATTCACCTGTCAAGAAATCTCAGGCAAAGGGATAATTTCtaggaaaaaaaatcctcGTTGCTATAAATATTAACAAATAACATAGGTACGTTCTATTTTCAttatgcatatatataaaaacGAGAATGCTGTCAGTAACCATTGAAATTTTACCGATTGTTCAGTACGCAACATGATGTTTCGTCGGATGAACAGCGCGATAGAATTGACCATCTTACATACCAAAGCAGACAATCTATTTCGTGGGAAAGATCATCTGTTTTTACTCATAAGCCTAGCTAAAATTGCTCACAAAGCAAATTGTTTTCATTCATCTACATGAATCTCTCAGTTCATTCATGCTGTTGATACCGCTCGAACTGCGCTACGATGCTATGTTGAGCCTAGCGAATATGCGGCGCTACTGGCAGCCTCGAAGGATCATGAATGCGCGTAAACGATTGGCTGTGTCATTAGGCAGCGACGCGTAGTCTTGAAATCCAAAGATCTCGCGAGGCTGGAGTTAATTAACCCATCTGTTACGGGGGCCATTACTTTCTTTCTCGCTATAATCTCTGCATCTGTACATAAGAGTATCCACACGGCGTCGGCCATCCTCCCGCGAATATATTTGTATAGCACATGTCATCTTCGAGATGGCATCGCTTCCGAGCGATAGCCAGTACTtaggaagagaaaggcggACTTTCCGCGCGCGAGGTGTGCCTTACGACTGGAATCGCGACAGACTTGGATCTTTTTTGACGGAGAATGGCTATGTTAACCCGGTCATCCATTCTCTAACCAACGAAATTCATGGGCGTTCGCAGACGGCTACAGTCACTTTTCAAGATGTTCCCAATCAACTACAGGAACGTCTAGCTGACCCGGCTAAAGGGGTTGGTCTATATGTGCCCTCGTCGGATCAACACAGCAGACCGCggagcttgatgcttgacACTGCCTTTCTTGGTGTTACAACCTTATACAGTCCTCCCCCACACGAACATAAAGTCGAGTAAGTGAATCATATGTTACTCGCCGTCCATTAAAATACTGACATTGTCAAGCCTTGTCGCGATCTCTGGCCTCGGCGGACACCCGTTTGGGTCGTTTAAAGAGCGGCACGGGGAGCATATGTGGCTCCGAGATGCCCTCCCGTATGATGTAACTGAAGAAAGTTGCGACAACAGACCCGTTTCGCGTGTCATGGTATATGGCTACAGCTCAAATCTTTTTCAGAGCGACAGTTTCCAGAATCTGGAAGATTTAGGGACGGcttttcatcgtcatcttaGAAAGCTGGCAATCGCAGGCACATTCAAGCCGATCGTATTCATCGCCCACAGCTTAGGCGGATTGATAGTCAAGCAGGTATTTGCACTTGCCATGATTATCTATACTGTCTTCTCACGGTATACTAGACCCTTATATCACTCTATAAGTCTaaagacgaggaagatcAAAAACTATTACGAGCGGTATACGGAATCGCCTTTTTTGGTGTTCCACATGACGGCATGGACATTAGTTCCCTCATTCCTATGGTTGAAAACGGGCCGAACCGATTTCTATTGGAATCTATTGGATGCTTTAGCTCACAGATCCTGAGTACTCAGCATCGTGAATTCCTGGAGGCACTGGGGACTCAAGAGTCGAAGATAATTTGTTTTTACGAGACCCGCATGTCACCAACCGCCATAAAGGTCTGCAATCGCCAATGATTTAGTTATTGTTATACTTTACTAATGGATAATAGGATGAAAGAGGAAACTGGAAAATAGCAGGCCCGGCTGCCGTTTTGGTATCAAAATCCTCCGCCACACACTGCCGAGAGTGGGAGAATGGGCCACAGTTTATCTGTGCCATCAACCGTACTCACTCAGAAATGGTCAAGTTTAGaccagaagatgatgagtaCGAAAAAGTAATGGCATTCATTCAAGGCCTCGTCCGAGAGGCACAACAAACTCAAGAACAAAAACGTATGTGACTATTCTATGCTCTATGCCAACCAGCTTTAATAGAAATGGTATTGAAACTTTATAGATCCATTACGCCAAATATCGCCAGAACAAATACGCAAGTGCCTGCAGTCGCTAGCCTTCGAGCATATGCAAACCCGTTCCTCTGGCGTCAATGACGCTAGCTCAGGAACCTGCAAATGGCTACTTTACCATGAGACGTATATACGCTGGATTGAATCTAGCCATGGACTTTTTTGGATCAAAGGAAAGCCAGGTTCGGGGAAGTCCACACTTCTCAAATATGCCTTTAGTCACCAAAAGAATCTTTCCCGTACAACGAATAACACAGCAAACAGCGatatttttctctcctttttcttccacgACCGTGGAGAGGAACTTCAAAAGACTCCGTTTGGCCTATTCCgatctcttctccatcaagtTCTCAAGCAGGCGCCTGATGCGTTATCGGATCTTGTTGACGATTTCACACAAAAGTGCAAGGATATGGGCAACTACCAGGAGAAATGGAATTGGGATTCCAATGAATTATGGCGCTTCTTAGAGTCGTCTTTTCCGAGAGTCTTAGCAGTTCGTTCCATCTGGCTGTTTGTTGATGCTCTAGATGAGTGCGGCGaaagaaatgcaaaagaCCTTGTCAAGAAGTTTAAACTCCTAGTTGAAAGGATTACGCCTCTGTTTACTCACGGCAATAAACTCCGGATCTGTTTCAGCTGTCGTCATTACCCAATACTAAGCTCTACTGCTTTATTGGAGGTATGCCTCGAGAGAGAGAACCGAGGTGACATTTCCACTTATGTACGGTCCGAACTATTCCCATACGGAGAATCAATGTCAATCACGATTCCAGACTTAATTATAGATCGTGCTTCTGGCGTCTTTTTATGGGCAGAGCTGGTAGTAAAACTCGTTATAGATCTTGGACTAAATGGCGATGGGCCAGCCAAGATTATGGCGGCAGTGCATTCTATCCCAAAAGGCCTCGACGAGCTATATGAAAGACTCATTCGCAATATGACACCAGCATCTCTAAAACTAATCAAGTGGGTTTGCTTTGCCACGCGGCCATTGTCGGTTAGTGAACTACGGTGGGCTATGGCTGTCAGAGCCGATTATTCCTCATTGAATGCATGCCAAAATGCAGAGGATTATATACCAGATGATGATCGCATGAAGAAACAGATTGTGAAGCTCAGTCGGGGGCTTGCTGAGGTCACAACGGGGGACGATCTAATTGTCCAGTTCATTCACCAGTCAGTCAAAGATTTCTTCATCGATATGGGCCTGTCGAAACTAGTTGAAGAGATCGTTGGAGACTCGACATCGCCCTATGCAGCCATTGGAGTGTCTCACTTGGAATTATCGAAAGCTTGCATACAATACTTTGCGATGGAAGAAGTCGTACAATTGACAAATTACGAAAGACAAAAATTGTATACGGAGTTCCCTTTCCTGCGCTACGCTATTTCTTCATGGGTAGCGCATCTGAAGAAAAGCGATGACTATGGAATCACGCCAGAGGGAGTATTGGACTTCTTTGAATGGCCGTTGAATAATCTACTGGATATCTGGACAAAAATTTACAATGAGATGCATCGATATTCAGACGGTTGCCCAACAGACGATACCCACCTTGAACACGTTGCAGCAAGGTATGATATCCAGGGAGTAATGAACGGCATTTTGCAGAGCCATAGTGTGACTACTATTGGAGTCGACTCAAAAGACGGTTCTGAAATGACACCGCTGGCATGGGCTGCAAAGAATGGGCATAAAGATATGTGCAGGCTCTTACTTGGCACGGGTCGGGTTGAGATCGATGCAAAATGTCTGAATAACCAAACGCCTCTATTCTTAGCTGCACAGGGGGGGCATCAGGCTGTGGTTAGCCTCTTGCTTGCCACGAAACAGGTTGACATCAa
This genomic stretch from Trichoderma breve strain T069 chromosome 1, whole genome shotgun sequence harbors:
- a CDS encoding ankyrin repeats (3 copies) domain-containing protein — translated: MASLPSDSQYLGRERRTFRARGVPYDWNRDRLGSFLTENGYVNPVIHSLTNEIHGRSQTATVTFQDVPNQLQERLADPAKGVGLYVPSSDQHSRPRSLMLDTAFLGVTTLYSPPPHEHKVDLVAISGLGGHPFGSFKERHGEHMWLRDALPYDVTEESCDNRPVSRVMVYGYSSNLFQSDSFQNLEDLGTAFHRHLRKLAIAGTFKPIVFIAHSLGGLIVKQTLISLYKSKDEEDQKLLRAVYGIAFFGVPHDGMDISSLIPMVENGPNRFLLESIGCFSSQILSTQHREFLEALGTQESKIICFYETRMSPTAIKDERGNWKIAGPAAVLVSKSSATHCREWENGPQFICAINRTHSEMVKFRPEDDEYEKVMAFIQGLVREAQQTQEQKQQIRKCLQSLAFEHMQTRSSGVNDASSGTCKWLLYHETYIRWIESSHGLFWIKGKPGSGKSTLLKYAFSHQKNLSRTTNNTANSDIFLSFFFHDRGEELQKTPFGLFRSLLHQVLKQAPDALSDLVDDFTQKCKDMGNYQEKWNWDSNELWRFLESSFPRVLAVRSIWLFVDALDECGERNAKDLVKKFKLLVERITPLFTHGNKLRICFSCRHYPILSSTALLEVCLERENRGDISTYVRSELFPYGESMSITIPDLIIDRASGVFLWAELVVKLVIDLGLNGDGPAKIMAAVHSIPKGLDELYERLIRNMTPASLKLIKWVCFATRPLSVSELRWAMAVRADYSSLNACQNAEDYIPDDDRMKKQIVKLSRGLAEVTTGDDLIVQFIHQSVKDFFIDMGLSKLVEEIVGDSTSPYAAIGVSHLELSKACIQYFAMEEVVQLTNYERQKLYTEFPFLRYAISSWVAHLKKSDDYGITPEGVLDFFEWPLNNLLDIWTKIYNEMHRYSDGCPTDDTHLEHVAARYDIQGVMNGILQSHSVTTIGVDSKDGSEMTPLAWAAKNGHKDMCRLLLGTGRVEIDAKCLNNQTPLFLAAQGGHQAVVSLLLATKQVDINVEDGAGMTPLSLATKNGDLALVKLLFDTGQIDFNTKAHDHAEMIYSTNYEGHTPLTLAAMKGYEVVVKLLLATGKAEINLRGFGGHAALALAAMSGQDAVVKLLLATDQVEINPKNKIGETPLLIAAEHGHEAVVKLLLDTGKVEINSQNWGGDTALSKAIDKGHEAVVKILLATGQADIHSKYLGDWTAPSWFGTPNRKAINDLLKQYSRLRS